CGCAGTACTGATTGTACACGCTGGATCAGTTCCTGTATCAGGTCGCTGTTCTCTTCGCCTTTACGGCCAATCAATACCGCCTCGCTGCTCATTACATCGGCAAAGGGTTTCAAGCCGTTGCTTTTTAAAGTTCCGCCGGTTGATACCAGGTCGCAGATGGCGTCGCTCAAACCTAAACCCGGTGATATCTCAACTGAACCGGAGATCGTGCGTATATCCGCCTCGATACTGTTGCTTTGCAGGTATTTGTTCAGGATGACAGGGTAGGTGGTAGCAATGGCCTTACCATTTAAGGCTGCCAGGCTGTTGATGTCACTGTTATTTGGGATGGCAATCTTCAGGGAGCAACGGCCAAAGCCCAGGCGCTGTAGGTAGGCTACCTCAACCTCGGTTTCCTGTATCACGTTTTCGCCAACTATGCCCAGGTCGGCAATGCCATCCTGTACGTATTCGGGGATATCGTCATCGCGCAAAAAAAGTATCTCTAACGGAAAATTTGATACCGGTGATATTAAAGAGCTTTTATAATTCTCAAAGTTAAGGCCGCAGTTTTTAAGCAGCTCAACAGACTTTTCATTTAGCCGACCCGATTTTTGGATCGCTATTTTTAGTGTTTTCACAAAATAAAATTAAGGGTAAATAAATAAACGGGGGTGCTGTTATTTCACGTAGAAACATACATTATCTAATATCGCCATGGCGGCGATGGTGCAGATGCAGATGATGTAGTTTGTAGCCGTTCATTTTTAATATATAGTAGTACTATAGATTTTGAAGTGCTGCAAATATATGCAGTAGATCATAAAATCAAAATTATATGTGAATTTTTACGAAAATGAAAAAGCCCTTCCGGTGATGAAAGGGCTTTGTTATTAAAATATGGTTACTTAAAACTGCTTTTCTATTACATCACTGCTCCAACCGCTATCTACCACCACTGAAGTTCCGTTATTTCCTGAGCCGTTACCGCCAAAAAGGTTGCCAGCCAATTGAGTAATTTTGTTACGTGCAATTGTAGCGGTCCTAATAGCTTTTGATGAAATCAGCACATTTTTTCTGTCATAGCTTTTAATGCTTATCCCAATCGGATTATTATTCATTGGATATAAATACCTCGACATAACAAAATTGGATTGCCCAATTGCATTTTCAACATTATAATAATATGTAATACCTGTTCGAATACTTGAAGTCACTGGTTTTCCATCAATTAATTGAAGTTTATCGTAGGTAGTATCAACCGTTAAGGCTATATGATCTGTGCCTGGTGGGATAGCATCTTTAATTGTAACCTGTAGCTGTGCAACAACTCTATCGAGCGTTATCGGCTGTGTAATATCCTCATTAACAACATTCAAGGTTATCTTTTTATAAAAGTCTTCTAGCTGTCTCGAATAAGCGTAGTCGATATTTGCTGTTGATAAAGGCGATGTCATTTTTACGGGGAAGACTTCGTCGGGTAAATGAACAGAACCTGCAAATATTACGGTGTATTCTCCTACTGGTATTTTTAAGGCAATGTTGCCAAAGCCATTGCCGGTATCAGTTCTGCTAATGTTCTGATATAATATACCTTGTTTATTGTAAATCCCTATCCTGATTTCTTTTATGTTTGAATTTGTCTGATTTACAACTGCATCGCGTAAGCTGTTAATCTTTATATCCCCATGCTCTATTCCGAAATTATTGATAGAGAAGGTTACTGTTTTTTCTTCGCCGTTATTTACAGGCGCTGAAGTTTTATCCTTTTTGCAGGATGATAACACAACAAAGGCTAAAATAGTAAGTTTGATTATGTTTTTCATTTGTGACTGCTGATTATTTTAAATAGCTTAAAACTCTATTGTACTACCTGCGGGATCCCAATTTTCATTGAAAACAGGCTCAAAGGAACCGGTTGGGTTTGCAAATATCTTTCCCGACAGAATGGTGCGCTTGTTAGGCTGGCATGTTACTTTGTTAACAGTCATATTTGAAAGCTTTGTTCCGTCAGCAGTAGTGCATACAATTTGAACGCTAAAGCCTGATGTTCTTGTGTTGGTTACGTTGGTAGTAGCTATATAATTAGGCTTACCAATATCTTCGGTTTTCAGATCATAATTGTAATCAAGCTTGTAAGGATTGCCGTCAACAATTCCGTTCTGTACAGAAAAACCGTAATCATATAGTACAGACACCGTTAATCGTTTAGCGTTAGCCGGGATAGTATCTAACACTTTAACCTGAAGCTGACCAACTAACCTATTTAACAAAATTTGCTGTGTATTGGCGGAGGTAGATGATACGGTAAATTTAACCTTCTTGTAAAAAACGTCGCGCCCTTGCGGATAAACAACATCTCCCGATACCTGGGTAGGTTGGGTGTTTGACGCCCAAACGATCATGGTATATTCGCCGGCGCTAAAAGTATCGCTTATTTTGCCGAAATTAGGCGTTTGAGCCTTCTGAATTATAGTTGAAACTATTTTACCATCAGCATTGTACACATAATATTCAAGATAGGAGGCCACTGATTTAATATCTTCGGTTGCCTGAATATCTATTTTTGCACTATTTTTTTTTAAGCCTGTTCCAAGCCTGCTATCTGCGTCAATACCCACATTAAAGCTAACTGAGTATGTTTTGCCGGTGGTATCCGGCTGTTGCGGATCAGGCTTTGACGGGCTTTTGCCATCCTTTTTGCATGACGCAAAAAGCAGCATGAGCAAGGAAAAAACTAAATAGATTTTTTTCATAGTTAATAAACTAAAATGATTTGTAAACAATATTGCTGTTCCATGTGCTGTCAACCTTAACATTCGTACCTGTCGCGGTACCATTTCCGCCAAATAAATTTCCAGTTAAAAGTGTAATCTGGTTAGGGTTACAAGTTACGCCGGTAAGCGCTTTTGATGCTATTACCTTATCGTTGGCGTCAACCGCTTCAATGGTAACGTTATGCTTGCTATTGGCGTCAACCAATGCATAGGTGGCAAAACGCAGATTGCTTTTTCCGGATAAACCGCTGGTAATAGTAAAACGTGCACCTGCGTCAGCACTATCCAGGTCATCATTCACCACATAAGGTTCTGAACCCCAATTATAAACATGCTTTGCCGGTGACACACGCGTGTATATGTATTTAACATTGCTTGGTATAGCATCTTTAATATTTAATTGTACTTGGGCTACTACACGTTCAAGTACTATATTAAGCGCCTGGTTTGATTGGCCTACCGTAAATGCGATGCTTTTGGCAAATGTTTCTCTGAATATTGAAGGATAAAAACTGGTGTCATAATAAAAAGCAATGCTTGATTTTCCGGAATGGACAAGTGTGCCGTACACTGCCCCTTCTTTTTCTTGCCTGCTAAGCCCCCTCGTATCATCATTTAAGCCGGCTGCACAATAAATAGTATAATTGCCGGGTTGCAACTTCACTTTAATACTACCGTCAGTAGTGGTTACATAATTGCCTACCGCTGCTCCGGCGCTGTTTAATATCAACCGGTGAAATACACGGTAAAATTTATAGTCATTATCCTCTCGAATAGCTGTATCTCCAACCGCATTTGTTTTTACACCCGAATACTCTTTTGTAAAACCGGATACTGTAAAATTCACTTCGTACTCCTTGTTATTATCAGATGGTGTGGGCTTTGCATCTTTTTTACAGGATGCAATGGTGGTTAATATGGCAATGGCTATAGTGTTGTAAATTGCTTTCATGTTTTTAAAATTGTAGGTTATCATTAGTATTCTACCACGGTAGTGTCGCTACCATACAACTCATTGTAAGTAACTGTGAAGCCTTGTTCTCCATAAGCACCTTTAAATACATTGCCCGACAGTACGGTACGCGTGTTAGGATAAATCATCACGCTATCTATCACCTTGCCGTATGTTCCAAATATTTTGTTACTTACCGTCACTCTTACTTTCATTGGTTTTACAGTGTTGGTAACATAAGTTTTGTAAGTGTAGTTAGTGGTGCCGAATAATGCAGGCGCTATGTTTTTTGTTTCACCACGAGGGTAGGGCTTACTAATATCGGGCGTTCCGTTGTTTAACAGAAGGCTGTAATCGTTTTCCAAACTATATTGTATTGACAAGGTTTCGTCATCAATAGCATCAAGTAACTTCACTTCCAACTGGCCGTTTACACGTTGAAGGTTAATGTTTTGGGTTACAGTAGATGCCGTTACAGTAAGTTCAAATTTTTGATAGAAGATGTCGCTACCCCAAGCTACTATATGTTTAGAGTCATATTCCGTAGGCTTATTTTTAGTAGCTACCAGTACCACAGTATAAGTCCCGGCCGCAAAGCCATCTGTTATCTTTCCGAAATTTGGCGTGGTACTGGTTTGTATTAGCGAGGTTACCAACTTATCATCGCTATTAAAAACGTAATACGCTAAAAAGGTAGCCATAGTTGATAGGTCGGCATTGCTTGTTATTTTTTTGCTTTTTGATGAGCTTTGGAGGTTTTGTTCATCGGCATCAATACCAATATTAAAGTTCACCTCATATTTTTTGCCATCGGTATCAGAGTCAGGTTTCGACGGGCTTTTGCTATCCTTTTTGCATGAGGCAAAAAGCAGGATGAGTAAGGAAAAAACTAAATAAACCTTTTTCATAGTTGATAAATTAGAATGATTGATTGATCACGTTTGTATTCCATGTGGTATCAACCTTTAAACCCAAGTTATTAAATAATTTACCGGAAAGCACGGTTATGCTGTTAGGGCTCAAAGGTACATTCTGTATGGTTTTTACCTTGCCATCGTTTGTTCCTTTAAGGCTGTAGCCTATTTTTACATCCCTTAAAGTATTAGGCTCAACTAAAAAATATGATACAAACTTGCGGGCTTTTTGGGAATACAATGTGCTGGGTATATCATATTTGCAACTCGAGCCAGTTTTTTCACGCGCCGTACTACCTTTAAAAATAAACTCTTCAAAAAGTGAATCCACACCAATAGTAATTCTACTGACGTTATCAGGTATGGCGTCCTTAACCTCAACTATAACTTTGGCAACTATACTTGTTAATTGTACGGCAATAGGTGTTGTACCGGTAGATGAAACTGTAAAGTCCACCTTCTTAAAAAAAGATTCGCGTGTCAATGGTTCCATTGCCATTCCTCCATAATAAAAGGATCCTTCATTAGGACCGTCTACAGATGTGTAAGCGCCAACGGCATCCTGCGTATATCTAGGGTCGTTATACCCGCTTATGTCGTCATTCAGATAACTAAAAAAGTAGGCTGTATAGTGGCCTGCGTTCAATTCGAGCGATACGTTGCCTGTGGATGTATTTACGCTTTTACCCGCGACTCGATATCCGGCATCATTGCATACGTCTACATAAACCCGTCTAATGGTAGGATATTCATTGTAGGTTGGATAAACAAGCGAATCATCTAACGCATGTGTTTTAATATTTTGGTATTGCTGCGTAAAGCCGCTAACGTTAAACGCTACCTGGTATTTTTTACCGTCGGTACTTTGTGGCGTAGGTTTATTATCCTTTTTACAGGCCGATATAATTATACATGCCAGGGTTAAGCTAAAAAATATTTTTTTCATGATTGTAGGTCCAAAGGTTAAAAATCAATTTGAGTGGTATCGGCATAAGGCGCGTAGCCAACTCCAAAATTGCCTGTACCTAAAGGTTCAGATAATTTGCCCGAGAGTATGGTGCGGGTGTTAGGCTTTATAATAACATTATCAACAGTAATAATTTTAACAGGCGTATTAGCTTCGTTTAACGTAGTGATGGTTACGCTGACAGGGTCCGTGGTATTGGTAATATATGTGCCAAAGGTAAAATCTATACGGTTGGTTACGCCTTTAATGTAATTATGTGTGTATGATGATTGCATATTCGGTAAACCGGTAGGTAAGAGCAATTCACGATCATTATGTATATCGAATTTTATAACCCTTATATCCGGCGTAATTTTATCAACGACTTTCACTTGTAATTGCCCGTTTACGCGTTTCAAATCCAGGTTACGGGTAACCCCGGTATCAGAAATAGTAAAGGTATATTTGGCGTAAAATAATTGTTGCCCCACTGCTCTAACCTTTGTGGCATCAAAAAAGGTGGGTGCACTCTTTGTGGCAAATACAATTAGGGTGTAAGTACCATTGCTGAATTCGTGGTTTATTAAGCCAAAATTCGGCGTTGTGCTGTTTTGTGTTACCTCACTTACCAGCTGGTTGCTGCTGTTGTAAATGTAATAACTTAAAAAGGATGCAGCTTTAGCCAGGTCAACGGCTTCGTTATTGCGCAATTTACCCGAAGGCGTAACGCTCAATTCGCCGGTACTGCTAACATCAATGCCAACATTAAAACTTACATTGTATTTTTTGCCGTTATTATCCGGATCAGGTTTTGACGGGCTTTTGCCGTCTTTTTTGCAAGACGCCAGAGCAATACCAAGCAATGCGCATATATATATTACCTTTTTCATAGCCTTAGTTAGAATGATTGATAAAGAATATCGGAACTCCAGGTTGTATCGGCCTTCACGTCAACGGCGTTGTTGTTTGTGCCATTACCGCCAAATAGATTGCCCGATAGTACAGTGACTTTGTTTGGATTGATGGTGATGTTCCTGATCGCTTTTGTTGCAATTATTTCCTGGCGTGTATTCTGCGCCTTTAAGCTTACACTGATGGTGTTATTGGGGCCACTTAAAAGCTGCCTTGTAATTGTATAGTTTGAAACGCCTGCTGATAAATAGTAACGGTCCCAAAAGGCAACATCAACATATTTATCTGACTTAAAAGGCAAACCATCTTTTATCTGCATCGCGGTGTAAACGGTATCAATAGTTAAAATAAGGCTAGTTACATTTGCCGGTATTGCATCCTTTATAATAATTTTTAAACCGGCAACCACCCGCGTCAGGTCAACAGTGTTTGACACATCAGTGTTATTTACCGTAACTGATAATTGCTTGTAAAATGTTTCCCGAAACTCGCCTCTGTCAACGTTTGTGCCACCATAATAAAAATAACCAGTATTCAATTGGTCTTTGTTTAGATAATATCGACCGTTGATTGGATTTGGGTTAATGAATACAAAGGTGTATGTGCCTGAAGGTAGCTGGTATGATATATTCGCGTAGCTTCCATCAGTACCTCTTCTAAGATTTGATTCACGGTAAAGTTTACCCTTACTGTCATATATAAATACTTGAATTTCATTTATTTCTATTGCTTGTATAGCGAGTGCGTTATTTTTCAAATCATTAGTTTGAGTGTTGGCATATTCAACACTAAACGCGTTAAAAGTAAAGTTCACGTTATGAAGTTTGCCATCAGCTACAGGTGCAGCCGGTTTATCCTTTTTGCACGATGAAAATGCCAGCAATAGTAATGCGGCCATTTTAAATATATTTTTCATTACAATGTGTTTAAGGTGAGTGTAAAATTAAAAGCCAACAGTGTCGGCAACAGGTTCCCAGTCGTTAAATGTGAAATTAAATACGCCGCTTGGGTTAGAAAATATCTTTCCGGATAATATAGTACGCTTGTTTGGCAGGCACTTTACGCCGTTAACCGTAGTGTTTGTAAATACGTCATTGCCTCTATAGCTGGTTATTTTAACATTTACCCGACTGACTGTATTTAATACATAAGTTGTGGCCACAAAATCTGGCTTGCCTTTATAATCTGTAGCTGAATAGCTTTGTGTGAATGAGCTTGGTGTATTGGATAATACACCGGTAGGTATGTCAAAACCATAGTCATTGGTTATGTTTAATGTGATGTGCGACACTTTATTTGGTATAGTGTCAAGTATTTTAACCTGCAACTGGCCTACAATTCGTTGCAGATTCACTTCTTGATTTACTGCGGTTGTAGCATCAACCTTTAGCGTAAATCTTTTATAGAATACATCGCGCCCACCACCCATTATTTTATCATCTTTTATATCAGGCTCGGCGCTTGCAGCCCAAACTACAACGGTGTATTCACCAGTCTTGAAGCTGTCTGCAAGTTTGCCAAAGTTGGGTTGATTACTAAGTTGTATCAATGATCCCAAAATTTTTCCTGAAGCATCGTACACACGGTATTGCAGGTAAGTAGCTATCGACTTAATATCAACAAGAGCATTGGTTGTTAAGCCGTTTTTACCTGCAACACCTGCTACTTTTTGGCTGTCCGCATCAATGCCCACGTTAAAATTAACTGTGTATTCCTTATTATCCGGTTCCGGAACAGGTTTCGATGGGCTTTTGCCGTCTTTTTTACAAGAGAGCACAGCAAGCCCTATTAATGCAAAAAGGTAAAAGGTTTTTTTCATGTGTGAAAATTTTTGTAAAGTTAGTTATTTTATTAATAACCAATACTTTATTTTTAGTTT
This Mucilaginibacter defluvii DNA region includes the following protein-coding sequences:
- a CDS encoding FimB/Mfa2 family fimbrial subunit, whose product is MKNIFKMAALLLLAFSSCKKDKPAAPVADGKLHNVNFTFNAFSVEYANTQTNDLKNNALAIQAIEINEIQVFIYDSKGKLYRESNLRRGTDGSYANISYQLPSGTYTFVFINPNPINGRYYLNKDQLNTGYFYYGGTNVDRGEFRETFYKQLSVTVNNTDVSNTVDLTRVVAGLKIIIKDAIPANVTSLILTIDTVYTAMQIKDGLPFKSDKYVDVAFWDRYYLSAGVSNYTITRQLLSGPNNTISVSLKAQNTRQEIIATKAIRNITINPNKVTVLSGNLFGGNGTNNNAVDVKADTTWSSDILYQSF
- the hisG gene encoding ATP phosphoribosyltransferase encodes the protein MKTLKIAIQKSGRLNEKSVELLKNCGLNFENYKSSLISPVSNFPLEILFLRDDDIPEYVQDGIADLGIVGENVIQETEVEVAYLQRLGFGRCSLKIAIPNNSDINSLAALNGKAIATTYPVILNKYLQSNSIEADIRTISGSVEISPGLGLSDAICDLVSTGGTLKSNGLKPFADVMSSEAVLIGRKGEENSDLIQELIQRVQSVLRAKETKYVVLNAPKANLDAITALLPGVKSPSVVALAESDWVAVHTVIPERDFWDRISQLKQAGAQGIVVLPIEKIII
- a CDS encoding FimB/Mfa2 family fimbrial subunit, with the translated sequence MKKIYLVFSLLMLLFASCKKDGKSPSKPDPQQPDTTGKTYSVSFNVGIDADSRLGTGLKKNSAKIDIQATEDIKSVASYLEYYVYNADGKIVSTIIQKAQTPNFGKISDTFSAGEYTMIVWASNTQPTQVSGDVVYPQGRDVFYKKVKFTVSSTSANTQQILLNRLVGQLQVKVLDTIPANAKRLTVSVLYDYGFSVQNGIVDGNPYKLDYNYDLKTEDIGKPNYIATTNVTNTRTSGFSVQIVCTTADGTKLSNMTVNKVTCQPNKRTILSGKIFANPTGSFEPVFNENWDPAGSTIEF